The proteins below are encoded in one region of bacterium:
- a CDS encoding uroporphyrinogen decarboxylase family protein, producing the protein MKSDKKISISGLATGIGSLPYLAPKKAVDLIFSSVPGIPFWPQLVKKDKKEDMIFQYLDGMPAIIYDSKKDKLVLNPGEDKENALTKMYEKFIEGDLDFFKITRERAGGLYYFLENTGQKDLNKTLMIKGHVTGPFTFAFSAVDSFGKSLLYDEPMLEAIAKVLSMKAVWQAEQLKNKSGKNIIIFFDEPYLSSFGSAFCPLTRERVITLLEEIFAIVKEKSNALTGVHCCGNTDWPMLFESGVDIVNFDAWSYAEKFTLYPAEVKKFLEKGGILAWGIVPTNAMELKISIEDLKNKFQEILNNLANKGIDRELMIENSIFTPSCGLGTKSEKEAEYVLGLLKHTKELVEIMSK; encoded by the coding sequence ATGAAATCTGATAAAAAAATTTCAATAAGCGGCCTAGCCACGGGAATCGGGAGCCTGCCGTACTTAGCACCTAAAAAAGCGGTTGATTTAATATTCTCGTCAGTCCCCGGGATACCGTTCTGGCCCCAGTTGGTAAAGAAAGATAAAAAAGAAGATATGATATTCCAGTATCTGGACGGGATGCCGGCAATTATCTATGATTCAAAAAAAGACAAACTTGTTTTGAATCCCGGTGAGGATAAAGAAAATGCGCTTACAAAAATGTATGAGAAGTTTATCGAGGGGGATTTGGATTTTTTTAAAATAACCAGGGAACGCGCGGGCGGTTTATATTATTTTTTGGAAAATACCGGGCAGAAAGATTTAAATAAAACACTTATGATTAAAGGGCATGTTACAGGCCCGTTTACTTTTGCGTTTTCCGCCGTTGACAGCTTCGGGAAGTCTTTATTATATGATGAACCGATGCTTGAAGCAATCGCGAAAGTTTTATCCATGAAAGCAGTATGGCAGGCAGAACAGCTTAAAAATAAATCCGGCAAAAATATAATTATCTTTTTTGATGAGCCGTATCTTTCGTCTTTCGGATCGGCTTTTTGCCCGCTGACAAGAGAAAGAGTTATAACCCTCCTGGAGGAGATTTTTGCCATTGTAAAAGAAAAATCCAATGCGCTGACGGGCGTCCATTGCTGCGGGAACACGGATTGGCCGATGCTTTTTGAATCAGGTGTGGATATAGTCAATTTTGACGCCTGGAGCTATGCGGAAAAATTCACGCTTTATCCTGCGGAAGTAAAAAAATTTTTGGAAAAAGGCGGAATTCTGGCATGGGGTATTGTCCCGACTAACGCAATGGAGCTTAAAATATCAATTGAAGATTTAAAGAATAAATTTCAGGAAATCCTGAATAATTTAGCAAATAAAGGCATTGACAGAGAATTAATGATTGAAAACTCAATTTTTACCCCAAGCTGTGGGTTAGGGACAAAGAGCGAGAAAGAAGCGGAATATGTTTTAGGCCTTTTAAAACATACAAAAGAGTTAGTTGAAATAATGTCAAAATAA
- a CDS encoding MG2 domain-containing protein, which produces MRTKFSVLLITAFFMFAAVSFSQTTNNGQPLDSQRKKAEKTMREGNYKDALEIYSKLALDKDNDPKLVANDMKMAVSCFANLNRIDEIDKFREEVIKAQENNWYLLFQAANSYFDYYQHYGHVIAGEFHRGGHRGGGKYVNSFERDRIRALQLMTDALGKSGNETDTNELSNFYLRFASILMGYREYNEAWRLQYLSDLSKLPDYEDGWRHDSRVMGAPVNPDGTPVYYNIPEKYEASKNDGERWRWMLARLVKINPEKTSQAITMFADFLLQQFGVQTISYDSRLFQTNYALHTLNENETIAKLASGIKRFTLPEEFQYIKLYQKIAEKFKDSYSEQALNKLAQIFENRRQYDKAVDYWKKSKELYGDNSGKQSRIDRILNNWGQFEPAGAHPAGKNAVVDYRFRNGKKVYFEAHIINVNQILKDVKSYIKSNPRQLDWNKINVGDIGYRLVNADEKKYIGEKVTEWELDLKPNEMHFDKRVTIKTPLKDAGAYLLTARMADGNITKIIIWINDTVIVNKRLNNENYFFAADAVTGEPLSKVNVEFFGYFQKYTQKGNYYDILITNFAEFTDENGQVVPGPDDLKRDYQWLITATTENGRFAYLGFSGYWYSSYYDSEYNQTKVFTITDRPVYRPNQPVKFKVWINQAQYDKDDVSAFANRDFHLKINNSKGEKVFEKNFKSDAYGGIDGEYLLPEDASLGVYNIDLNSYGGGSFRVEEYKKPEFEVNIEAPAEPVMLGEKITAKINAKYYFGAPVTKAKVKYKILRSEYSENWYPSGDWDWFYGRGYWWFSYDYNWYPGWNLWGCRRPFMWWWRKSNIPPEVVAEGEVEIGEDGTTKIEIDTILAKELHGNDTNHRYEITAEVTDQSRRTIVGTGTVLVASAPFKVYAWVDKGHYRAGDVIAANFSAQTLDNKPVKGKGKLELYKISYKNDKPVEKSVQKWNLDTNDRGVSHIQIKGSEAGQYRLSYRVTDSKKHTIEGGYIFCIRGEGFEGKEFRFNEIELIPDKREYSPGDKVKLMINTDRKGSTVVLFVRPANSIYLKPKIIRMTGKSVVEEIEITKKDMPNFFVEAFTISNGKIFSETKEIIVPPEKRVLNVEVIPSSKSYKPGEKAKIKIRLTDFFNKPFAGSTVMSVYDKSVEYISGGSNVPEIKAFFWKWRRHHYPQTSSSLDRYFYNLIPKGETGMQDIGVFGRSTADGFAEGEINQPKNIRYSVGKAKFKSLSFSMTKESEEGMPEEESKEDQTEPETEVIQPSVRKQFADTAFWTASLMTNEDGTAEVEFNMPENLTGWKIRTWAMGQGTKVGEGTAEVVTTKNLILRLQAPRFFVEKDEVVLSTNVHNYLENKKSVQAVLELDGQCLESIDKLSRTDEIPANGEKRFDWRVKVISEGKAVIRMKALTDEESDAMEMSFPVYVHGILKTDSFCGVIRREENSSKFDINVPAERRIDQSRLEVRYSPTLAGAMVDALPYLVEYQYGCTEQILNRFLPTVITQRILNKMGIDLKSVYDKQTNLNAQEIGNDKERAKQWKRWNRNPVFDKNIVNDMVKKGVNRLAEMQLSDGGWGWFSGWGEYSYPHTTAYVVHGLQTAKENQVAIVPGVLENGIRWLENYQNGELTKLKNNEEQKKPRKSSADNLDAFVYMVLVDANVRNDEMLGFLYRDRNNLAVYAKSMLGIALYKQQEKAKLDMIMQNIEQYLVQDEENQTAWLNLNNGGYWWYWYGSEYEAHAYYLKLLSYTDPLSKKASGLVKYLLNNRKNSTYWNSTRDTGLCIEAMADYLKASGEDNPDMTVQIYIDTQKMKEVKITAKDLFVFDNKLVMLGDEIKEGRRTIEIKKKGPGPLYFNAYLTNFSLEDFISKTGLEIKVERKYYKLNRADKTVKVSGSRGQAVDQKVEKYEREKLENLDMLKSGDLVEIELEIDSKNDYEYIVFEDLKAAGFEPVELRSGYGGNDMGAYMELRDERVCFFVRGLARGKHSIAYRMRAEIPGRFSALPAKAFAMYAPELKANSDEIKLKIEDVDGF; this is translated from the coding sequence ATGCGGACAAAATTTTCTGTTTTGCTGATTACAGCTTTTTTTATGTTTGCTGCTGTAAGTTTTTCCCAAACAACCAATAATGGACAACCTCTTGACTCTCAGAGAAAAAAAGCGGAAAAAACCATGCGTGAAGGGAATTATAAGGACGCGCTGGAAATTTACAGCAAACTTGCCCTTGATAAAGATAATGACCCTAAGCTTGTCGCAAATGACATGAAAATGGCTGTTTCATGTTTTGCTAATCTTAACCGCATTGACGAAATTGATAAATTCAGGGAAGAAGTTATCAAAGCCCAGGAGAATAATTGGTATCTTTTATTTCAGGCGGCAAATAGCTACTTTGATTATTATCAGCATTACGGTCACGTTATAGCCGGAGAGTTTCATCGCGGCGGACACCGCGGGGGCGGGAAATATGTAAATTCTTTTGAACGCGACCGGATAAGAGCTCTTCAGCTTATGACAGATGCCCTGGGAAAATCGGGAAATGAAACAGATACAAATGAGTTATCGAATTTTTATCTCCGGTTCGCGAGTATACTTATGGGTTACAGGGAATATAATGAAGCATGGCGACTGCAGTATCTGAGCGATCTTTCAAAACTTCCGGATTACGAAGACGGATGGAGACACGACAGCAGGGTCATGGGAGCGCCGGTCAATCCTGACGGGACCCCTGTTTATTATAATATTCCGGAGAAATATGAAGCATCAAAAAACGACGGCGAACGCTGGCGCTGGATGCTTGCCCGGTTAGTGAAAATCAATCCGGAAAAAACCAGCCAGGCCATTACAATGTTTGCCGATTTTTTGCTTCAGCAGTTTGGAGTTCAAACTATCAGTTATGACAGCCGTCTTTTCCAGACAAATTATGCCCTCCATACTCTAAATGAAAACGAAACCATTGCAAAACTTGCGTCAGGCATAAAACGCTTTACCCTGCCCGAAGAATTTCAATACATAAAGTTATATCAAAAAATTGCTGAAAAATTTAAAGACAGTTACAGTGAGCAGGCATTGAATAAACTGGCCCAGATTTTTGAAAACCGCCGGCAATATGACAAAGCGGTTGATTACTGGAAAAAGAGCAAAGAATTATATGGTGACAACAGCGGAAAACAAAGCAGAATTGACCGGATACTGAACAACTGGGGGCAATTCGAACCTGCCGGGGCCCATCCCGCGGGAAAAAATGCTGTAGTAGATTACCGTTTCAGAAACGGGAAAAAGGTATATTTTGAGGCGCATATAATAAATGTAAATCAAATACTTAAAGATGTTAAATCATACATAAAATCCAATCCCCGCCAATTAGATTGGAATAAAATTAATGTTGGGGATATTGGTTATAGATTAGTTAATGCAGATGAAAAAAAATACATAGGGGAAAAAGTAACAGAGTGGGAACTCGATCTTAAACCAAATGAAATGCATTTTGATAAACGTGTAACGATTAAAACTCCGCTAAAAGATGCCGGTGCATATTTGCTTACGGCAAGGATGGCTGACGGCAATATAACTAAAATCATTATCTGGATTAATGATACTGTTATTGTTAATAAAAGACTTAATAATGAAAACTACTTTTTTGCCGCTGATGCCGTTACAGGCGAGCCTTTATCAAAAGTAAATGTTGAGTTTTTCGGGTATTTCCAAAAATACACGCAAAAGGGTAATTATTACGATATTCTTATAACGAATTTTGCTGAATTTACGGATGAAAATGGACAGGTTGTCCCGGGACCCGATGATTTAAAAAGAGATTATCAATGGCTTATCACCGCAACAACTGAAAATGGCAGGTTCGCGTATCTTGGATTTTCAGGATACTGGTATAGCAGCTATTATGATAGTGAATACAATCAGACAAAAGTCTTTACTATTACCGACCGGCCGGTATACAGGCCAAACCAACCGGTAAAATTTAAGGTATGGATTAACCAGGCCCAATATGATAAGGATGACGTTTCCGCATTTGCGAACAGGGACTTCCATTTAAAAATAAATAATTCAAAAGGTGAGAAGGTCTTTGAAAAAAATTTTAAAAGCGATGCCTATGGCGGAATAGACGGTGAATATTTGTTGCCCGAAGATGCCTCGCTTGGAGTCTACAATATTGATTTAAACAGCTATGGCGGGGGCAGTTTTCGCGTTGAAGAATATAAAAAACCTGAATTTGAAGTTAATATAGAAGCTCCCGCTGAACCGGTCATGCTGGGAGAAAAAATTACTGCAAAAATCAATGCAAAATACTATTTCGGCGCGCCAGTAACAAAAGCAAAGGTAAAATATAAAATCCTGCGTTCTGAATACAGCGAAAACTGGTATCCTTCAGGTGACTGGGACTGGTTTTACGGCCGGGGTTACTGGTGGTTCTCTTATGATTATAACTGGTATCCGGGATGGAATTTATGGGGATGCAGACGGCCGTTCATGTGGTGGTGGCGGAAAAGCAATATACCGCCCGAAGTCGTTGCGGAAGGAGAAGTGGAAATCGGGGAAGACGGGACAACCAAAATTGAAATTGATACGATACTCGCGAAAGAACTGCATGGCAATGACACCAACCACAGATACGAAATTACCGCTGAAGTCACCGACCAATCCAGGCGGACCATTGTCGGAACAGGGACAGTCCTTGTCGCAAGCGCCCCGTTTAAAGTCTATGCGTGGGTTGATAAAGGGCATTACCGTGCAGGTGATGTTATTGCTGCAAATTTCTCGGCGCAAACACTGGATAACAAACCGGTCAAAGGAAAAGGGAAACTTGAGCTTTATAAAATAAGCTATAAAAATGATAAACCGGTTGAAAAATCCGTCCAGAAATGGAATCTTGATACAAATGACAGGGGTGTGTCACATATCCAGATAAAAGGTTCTGAGGCAGGGCAGTACCGCCTGTCATACAGGGTTACAGATTCAAAAAAACACACAATTGAAGGCGGGTATATATTCTGTATAAGAGGGGAAGGATTCGAAGGGAAAGAATTCCGTTTTAATGAGATAGAGCTTATTCCCGATAAACGTGAATATTCACCCGGTGATAAAGTAAAATTGATGATAAATACTGACCGCAAAGGAAGCACGGTAGTCCTTTTTGTCCGGCCGGCAAACAGTATTTATCTCAAACCGAAGATAATCAGGATGACCGGTAAAAGTGTGGTGGAAGAAATTGAAATAACGAAAAAAGATATGCCGAACTTTTTTGTTGAAGCATTTACCATCAGCAATGGCAAAATCTTCAGCGAAACGAAAGAAATTATAGTTCCTCCTGAAAAACGCGTGCTCAATGTTGAAGTCATTCCGTCATCCAAATCATATAAACCCGGTGAAAAAGCAAAAATAAAAATCAGGCTGACAGACTTCTTCAATAAACCATTTGCCGGGTCAACTGTCATGAGTGTGTATGACAAGTCTGTTGAATATATCTCCGGAGGTTCAAACGTCCCTGAGATAAAGGCGTTCTTCTGGAAATGGCGCAGGCATCATTATCCGCAGACTTCGTCAAGCCTGGACAGATATTTTTACAACCTGATACCCAAAGGAGAAACCGGTATGCAGGATATCGGTGTGTTTGGCCGTTCAACAGCCGATGGATTTGCGGAAGGTGAAATCAATCAACCTAAAAATATACGTTATAGCGTCGGTAAGGCAAAATTTAAATCACTTTCATTTTCTATGACTAAAGAATCTGAAGAAGGGATGCCTGAAGAAGAATCAAAGGAAGACCAAACTGAACCTGAAACTGAAGTTATCCAGCCTTCCGTAAGAAAACAATTTGCTGACACCGCCTTCTGGACCGCGTCGCTTATGACAAATGAAGACGGTACTGCCGAAGTAGAATTTAACATGCCTGAAAATCTAACGGGATGGAAGATAAGAACATGGGCCATGGGGCAAGGAACAAAAGTTGGTGAAGGAACAGCAGAAGTTGTGACAACAAAAAATTTGATTTTAAGGCTCCAGGCACCGCGGTTTTTTGTTGAAAAAGACGAGGTTGTTTTGTCTACCAACGTTCACAACTATCTTGAAAACAAGAAATCCGTCCAGGCGGTATTGGAACTTGACGGGCAGTGTCTTGAATCCATTGACAAATTATCACGGACAGATGAGATACCTGCCAATGGAGAAAAACGTTTTGACTGGCGCGTAAAAGTTATAAGTGAGGGAAAAGCGGTTATACGCATGAAAGCTTTAACTGACGAAGAATCCGATGCGATGGAAATGAGTTTTCCAGTCTATGTCCACGGCATCCTGAAAACCGATTCATTTTGCGGTGTTATCCGGAGGGAGGAAAACAGCTCAAAATTTGATATTAATGTCCCTGCGGAAAGGAGAATTGACCAGTCGCGCCTTGAGGTCCGCTACTCCCCGACCCTTGCGGGAGCAATGGTTGATGCCCTGCCATATCTTGTGGAATATCAATATGGATGTACAGAACAAATACTGAACCGTTTCTTGCCGACGGTAATAACCCAGAGGATACTTAACAAAATGGGAATTGACCTTAAAAGTGTTTATGATAAACAGACCAACCTGAACGCACAGGAAATCGGTAATGACAAAGAACGGGCAAAACAATGGAAACGCTGGAATCGTAATCCGGTATTCGATAAAAATATAGTTAATGATATGGTTAAAAAAGGAGTAAACCGTCTGGCTGAAATGCAGTTGTCCGACGGCGGGTGGGGATGGTTTTCGGGATGGGGCGAATATTCGTATCCGCATACAACCGCGTATGTTGTTCACGGCCTGCAGACAGCGAAAGAAAACCAGGTGGCAATCGTGCCCGGCGTGCTTGAAAACGGAATAAGATGGCTTGAAAATTATCAGAATGGAGAATTGACAAAACTTAAAAATAATGAAGAACAAAAAAAACCCCGTAAATCAAGCGCTGATAATCTGGATGCGTTTGTCTACATGGTATTGGTTGACGCAAATGTCAGGAATGACGAAATGCTCGGCTTTTTATACCGGGACCGCAATAACCTCGCGGTATACGCAAAATCAATGCTTGGAATAGCCCTTTATAAACAGCAGGAAAAGGCAAAACTTGATATGATTATGCAAAATATCGAGCAATATCTTGTTCAGGATGAAGAAAACCAGACGGCATGGCTCAACCTTAACAACGGCGGTTACTGGTGGTACTGGTACGGCAGTGAATATGAAGCGCATGCCTATTACCTTAAACTACTGTCATATACCGATCCTTTGAGTAAAAAAGCTTCCGGGCTTGTTAAATACCTGCTCAATAACCGCAAAAATTCAACTTATTGGAACTCCACGCGGGACACAGGTTTATGTATTGAGGCGATGGCGGATTATCTAAAGGCAAGCGGGGAAGACAATCCGGATATGACCGTTCAGATTTATATCGATACTCAAAAAATGAAGGAAGTAAAAATAACCGCGAAAGACCTTTTTGTGTTTGACAACAAACTTGTTATGCTTGGTGACGAGATTAAAGAAGGCAGGCGCACAATTGAAATAAAAAAGAAAGGTCCCGGCCCGCTATATTTTAATGCTTATCTCACAAATTTCTCGCTTGAAGATTTTATCTCCAAAACAGGACTGGAAATTAAAGTGGAAAGAAAATATTATAAACTCAATCGCGCCGATAAAACCGTTAAAGTTTCCGGTTCGCGCGGGCAGGCGGTTGATCAAAAAGTTGAAAAGTATGAACGTGAAAAACTTGAAAACCTTGATATGCTGAAAAGCGGAGATTTAGTAGAGATAGAGCTGGAAATAGACAGTAAAAACGATTATGAATATATCGTATTTGAAGATTTAAAAGCCGCCGGATTCGAACCTGTCGAACTTAGAAGCGGTTATGGAGGGAACGATATGGGGGCTTATATGGAACTTCGCGATGAACGTGTGTGCTTTTTCGTCCGCGGTCTTGCGCGCGGCAAGCACAGTATCGCATACAGGATGCGGGCTGAAATCCCGGGCAGGTTCAGCGCATTGCCTGCAAAAGCTTTTGCAATGTATGCCCCTGAATTGAAAGCCAATTCAGATGAGATAAAATTGAAAATCGAAGATGTTGACGGATTCTGA
- a CDS encoding ABC transporter ATP-binding protein produces MKEIIKLENISKYYCVDEIRTDVINGADFSAGEGELVVILGVSGSGKTTLLNLIGGLDYPNSSKITVDGVELTKLDSEKLTYFRRDKIGFIFQFYNLLPTLTAKENVEAGLEILPWDHNEIKSAAEKYLDIVGLSDKSNKFPSQLSGGEQQRVAIARAMAKKPKLILADEPTGNLDIHTGGKIISTLKELNKKYNTTLIIVTHNPKIGEIADRVVHIEDGKVTEKK; encoded by the coding sequence ATGAAAGAAATTATTAAGCTTGAAAATATAAGTAAATATTATTGCGTTGACGAAATCAGGACAGATGTAATTAATGGAGCGGATTTCTCGGCAGGTGAAGGTGAATTGGTAGTAATCCTGGGCGTTTCGGGCAGCGGGAAAACGACATTACTTAACCTTATCGGCGGGCTGGATTATCCAAATTCAAGTAAAATAACCGTGGACGGGGTTGAATTGACAAAACTCGACAGTGAAAAATTAACTTATTTCAGGCGGGACAAAATAGGGTTTATTTTTCAGTTTTATAATTTACTGCCCACGTTAACCGCGAAGGAAAATGTCGAGGCGGGCCTTGAAATTTTACCGTGGGACCATAATGAAATTAAATCGGCCGCGGAAAAATATCTGGACATAGTCGGACTTTCAGACAAAAGCAATAAATTCCCATCCCAGCTTTCCGGGGGCGAACAACAGAGGGTGGCAATCGCGAGGGCCATGGCTAAAAAACCAAAACTAATCCTTGCCGATGAACCGACGGGCAACCTTGATATACACACCGGCGGCAAAATAATTTCCACATTAAAAGAGTTAAATAAAAAATATAACACAACTCTTATAATTGTCACCCATAACCCGAAAATCGGAGAGATCGCGGACAGGGTGGTGCATATTGAGGACGGTAAGGTCACAGAAAAAAAATAA